The following are from one region of the Sandaracinus amylolyticus genome:
- a CDS encoding metallophosphoesterase family protein, with product MANRTFAIGDIHGELDHLRALVAKLPLLDEQDTLVFLGDYVDRGPKSEEVVRVVRAFERELGCRVVMLRGNHEDAWVRVVDRGWPEFVFPPGNGCLATMRSYVGGAHPADDEMPKPDEVDDLFAGRFFPADVIAWMRELPWFYEDEHAIYVHAGLLRRDGRFLHPSETEPRTALAWTREEELFTEYRGKRVVIGHTRTEYLPPELSGHTPHDPSDLWASEHVIATDTGCGSGGFLTAVELPSLTVYESR from the coding sequence GTGGCGAACCGAACTTTCGCGATCGGCGACATCCACGGCGAGCTCGATCACCTGCGCGCGCTGGTCGCGAAGCTGCCGCTCCTCGACGAGCAGGACACGCTGGTGTTCCTCGGTGACTACGTCGATCGCGGACCGAAGTCGGAAGAGGTCGTGCGCGTGGTGCGCGCGTTCGAGCGCGAGCTCGGCTGTCGTGTCGTCATGCTGCGCGGCAACCACGAGGACGCCTGGGTGCGCGTGGTCGATCGTGGATGGCCCGAGTTCGTCTTCCCGCCGGGCAACGGCTGTCTCGCGACGATGCGCTCGTACGTCGGCGGGGCGCATCCCGCGGACGACGAGATGCCGAAGCCCGACGAGGTCGACGATCTCTTCGCGGGGCGCTTCTTCCCCGCCGACGTGATCGCGTGGATGCGCGAGCTGCCGTGGTTCTACGAGGACGAGCATGCGATCTACGTGCACGCGGGGCTCCTGCGGCGCGACGGACGGTTCCTCCATCCGAGCGAGACCGAGCCGAGGACCGCGCTCGCGTGGACGCGCGAGGAAGAGCTCTTCACCGAGTACCGCGGCAAGCGCGTGGTGATCGGGCACACGCGCACCGAGTACCTGCCGCCCGAGCTCTCGGGTCACACGCCGCACGACCCGAGCGATCTCTGGGCGAGCGAGCACGTGATCGCGACCGACACGGGCTGCGGCAGCGGCGGGTTCCTCACCGCGGTCGAGCTGCCGAGCCTCACGGTCTACGAGTCGCGCTGA
- a CDS encoding sensor histidine kinase, producing the protein MTRAFDTLHAARLRAVGTRFLRQRPLVVAIGALGQAAILASSSAPRAQVIAIAGATGAMVIAFFVEAWALGRRALDERWLGLSLGATAIAIGLGALLSGGLESPMLPLLFAPVTVGLAAFGPRRGAGAMIVIAIGVLLVLAVVRGPFDVVPSPQRGWMVAWSTLMTLALARLGVVGLVEAYRSVGETLDRMRGDVLEEAAHRARESEALGAKVAHEIRNPLTAVKGLVQMLAKKPSDARDERRFGVVLEEVERMEAILHEYLTLARPLTDLAPEPIRPRALIDDVAAVIEARAAASSIEVRCEGDAGEVIADPRRLREALLNLAQNAVQAMPRGGVMTLAVRREGARVRFEVRDTGEGFDPAVRAGEVFESAREGGTGLGLALARSIARQHGGTLEIGGERGKGAIVALVIEGETR; encoded by the coding sequence GTGACCCGCGCCTTCGACACGCTCCACGCCGCGCGCCTCCGCGCCGTCGGCACGCGCTTCTTGCGGCAGCGCCCGCTCGTGGTCGCGATCGGCGCGCTCGGTCAGGCCGCGATCCTCGCGAGCTCGAGCGCACCGCGCGCGCAGGTGATCGCGATCGCGGGCGCGACCGGCGCGATGGTGATCGCGTTCTTCGTCGAGGCGTGGGCGCTCGGACGTCGCGCCCTCGACGAGCGCTGGCTCGGCCTCTCCCTCGGCGCGACCGCGATCGCGATCGGGCTCGGCGCGCTGCTGAGCGGCGGGCTCGAGAGCCCGATGTTGCCGCTGCTCTTCGCGCCGGTGACGGTCGGCCTCGCGGCGTTCGGTCCGCGCCGCGGCGCGGGCGCGATGATCGTGATCGCGATCGGCGTGCTGCTCGTGCTCGCGGTGGTGCGCGGGCCCTTCGACGTCGTGCCGTCGCCGCAGCGCGGATGGATGGTCGCGTGGAGCACGCTCATGACGCTCGCCCTCGCGCGGCTCGGCGTCGTCGGGCTCGTCGAGGCGTATCGCTCGGTGGGCGAGACCCTCGATCGCATGCGCGGCGACGTGCTCGAGGAAGCGGCGCATCGCGCGCGCGAGTCCGAGGCGCTCGGCGCGAAGGTCGCGCACGAGATCCGCAACCCGCTCACCGCGGTGAAGGGGCTCGTGCAGATGCTCGCGAAGAAGCCGAGCGATGCCCGCGACGAGCGACGCTTCGGCGTGGTGCTCGAGGAGGTCGAGCGCATGGAGGCGATCCTCCACGAGTACCTCACGCTCGCGCGCCCGCTGACCGATCTCGCGCCCGAGCCGATCCGCCCGCGCGCGCTGATCGACGACGTCGCCGCGGTGATCGAGGCGCGCGCCGCGGCATCGTCGATCGAGGTCCGCTGCGAGGGCGACGCGGGCGAGGTGATCGCCGATCCGCGCCGGCTGCGCGAGGCGCTGCTCAACCTCGCGCAGAACGCGGTGCAGGCGATGCCACGCGGTGGTGTGATGACGCTGGCCGTGCGGCGCGAGGGCGCCCGGGTGCGCTTCGAGGTGCGCGACACCGGCGAGGGCTTCGACCCCGCGGTGCGCGCCGGCGAGGTGTTCGAGAGCGCGCGCGAGGGCGGCACCGGGCTCGGCCTCGCGCTCGCGCGCAGCATCGCGCGCCAGCACGGCGGCACGCTCGAGATCGGCGGCGAGCGAGGGAAGGGCGCGATCGTCGCGCTGGTGATCGAAGGGGAGACCCGATGA
- a CDS encoding sigma-54-dependent transcriptional regulator, giving the protein MTRVLIVDDERSVRFTLRELVEDLGHEVIDAESGEAALRVLDDVDLVITDLSMPGMDGLALLARIRAIDPRLAVVMLTARGSERIAVRAMKEGALDYLTKPFDVEEMTLVIERALEHRALRRKASRLELEHALGRPLLGEAPAFERVLAAAVRVAGRDVPVLVRGETGTGKELLASVLHVAGTRASGPLVRFNCAAIPAELADAELFGHAKGAFTGATAARRGWFAEAHGGTLVLDEIGELPLAIQAKLLRAVQEGEIQPVGAARVEKVDVRIVACTHRDLKSEAAAGRFREDLYYRLAVVELTMPPLRERRGDIPQLARTFAARYAERFALPDVALAPALIDALAARAWPGNVRELENTIARCVALSEGGVIGLDALDDTTTPTAHEGTFRAQVEAFERELITRALAEHGGNQSEAARRLGMPRVTLVDRIKRYGIG; this is encoded by the coding sequence ATGACGCGCGTGTTGATCGTCGACGACGAGCGCTCGGTGCGGTTCACGCTGCGCGAGCTCGTCGAGGACCTCGGGCACGAGGTGATCGACGCCGAGAGCGGCGAGGCCGCGCTGCGCGTGCTCGACGACGTCGATCTCGTGATCACCGACCTCTCGATGCCCGGCATGGACGGCCTCGCGCTGCTCGCGCGCATCCGCGCCATCGATCCGCGCCTCGCGGTCGTGATGCTCACCGCGCGGGGCTCGGAGCGCATCGCGGTGCGCGCGATGAAGGAAGGTGCGCTCGACTACCTGACCAAGCCCTTCGACGTCGAGGAGATGACGCTGGTGATCGAGCGCGCGCTCGAGCATCGCGCGCTGCGACGCAAGGCGAGCCGGCTCGAGCTCGAGCACGCGCTCGGGCGTCCGCTGCTCGGCGAAGCGCCCGCGTTCGAGCGCGTGCTCGCCGCCGCGGTGCGCGTCGCAGGGCGCGACGTGCCGGTGCTGGTGCGCGGCGAGACCGGCACCGGCAAGGAGCTGCTCGCGAGCGTGCTCCACGTCGCGGGCACGCGCGCGTCGGGCCCGCTGGTGCGCTTCAACTGCGCGGCGATCCCCGCGGAGCTCGCGGACGCCGAGCTCTTCGGCCACGCGAAGGGCGCGTTCACCGGTGCCACCGCGGCGCGTCGCGGCTGGTTCGCCGAGGCGCACGGCGGGACGCTGGTGCTCGACGAGATCGGCGAGCTGCCCCTCGCGATCCAGGCGAAGCTGCTGCGCGCCGTGCAGGAGGGCGAGATCCAGCCGGTCGGCGCGGCGCGCGTCGAGAAGGTCGACGTGCGCATCGTCGCGTGCACCCACCGCGACCTGAAGAGCGAGGCCGCCGCCGGACGCTTCCGCGAGGACCTCTATTATCGCCTCGCGGTCGTCGAGCTCACGATGCCTCCGCTGCGCGAGCGACGCGGCGACATCCCGCAGCTCGCGCGCACGTTCGCCGCGCGTTACGCGGAGCGCTTCGCGCTGCCCGACGTCGCGCTCGCGCCCGCGCTGATCGACGCGCTCGCCGCGCGCGCCTGGCCCGGCAACGTGCGCGAGCTCGAGAACACGATCGCGCGATGCGTCGCGCTCTCCGAGGGCGGCGTGATCGGCCTCGACGCGCTCGACGACACCACCACGCCCACCGCGCACGAGGGCACGTTCCGCGCGCAGGTCGAGGCGTTCGAGCGCGAGCTCATCACGCGCGCGCTCGCCGAGCACGGCGGCAACCAGTCCGAGGCCGCGCGCCGCCTCGGCATGCCGCGCGTCACGCTGGTCGATCGCATCAAGCGCTACGGCATCGGTTGA
- a CDS encoding hotdog domain-containing protein encodes MFSTSTMLPRHAFSARDAARAGDVWRLFQEVAVEGSTACGWPPMRYREEKTAFVVRSMTVRHHLEATYGEPLAATTWVSRMRREMLSTREIRVRSSRGAIASARQEWVYVSESLEMARAPRSLLDAFPVESGPDDDAAPELPALAREVDAHEPHVFTFRAWWTWMDPLDHVNHPQYVDFCDEALSIAARAAGLAPRDVEPIAEELTFRSPVAAGDEVRVETTARGHTEDGAAVFATRILVGDRVCVTGTTVRRMLGETGPSRLVDAIRTSR; translated from the coding sequence ATGTTCTCCACGTCCACGATGCTCCCGCGCCACGCGTTCTCCGCGCGTGATGCCGCGCGGGCAGGCGACGTCTGGCGCCTCTTCCAGGAGGTCGCGGTCGAGGGCTCGACCGCGTGTGGCTGGCCTCCGATGCGCTACCGCGAGGAGAAGACCGCGTTCGTCGTGCGCAGCATGACGGTGCGCCATCACCTCGAAGCGACCTACGGCGAGCCCCTCGCGGCGACGACGTGGGTGTCGCGCATGCGCCGCGAGATGCTCTCGACGCGCGAGATCCGAGTGCGCTCGTCCCGCGGTGCGATCGCGTCGGCGCGACAGGAGTGGGTGTACGTCTCGGAGTCGCTCGAGATGGCGCGCGCGCCGCGCTCGCTGCTCGACGCGTTCCCGGTGGAGAGCGGCCCCGACGACGACGCCGCGCCCGAGCTGCCCGCGCTGGCGCGCGAGGTCGACGCGCACGAGCCCCACGTCTTCACGTTCCGCGCGTGGTGGACGTGGATGGACCCGCTCGATCACGTGAACCACCCGCAGTACGTCGACTTCTGCGACGAGGCGCTCTCGATCGCGGCGCGCGCCGCGGGCCTCGCGCCGCGCGACGTCGAGCCCATCGCCGAGGAGCTCACGTTCCGCAGCCCCGTCGCCGCGGGCGACGAGGTGCGCGTCGAGACGACCGCGCGCGGCCACACCGAGGACGGCGCCGCGGTCTTCGCGACCCGCATCCTCGTCGGCGACCGCGTGTGCGTCACCGGCACCACGGTCCGCCGCATGCTCGGCGAGACCGGCCCGTCACGCCTCGTCGACGCGATCCGCACGTCGCGCTGA
- the argB gene encoding acetylglutamate kinase codes for MQDLIHKASILHEALPYIRRFHGRTFVIKYGGHAMTEPALRDSFARDVTLMKLVGLQPIVVHGGGPQIDEMLGSLGVVSERIDGLRVTDERTMDVVEMVLGGRVNQEIVTLINNHGGRAVGLSGKDDSFLRGERVTEMRTKSGKVVDPGRVGRIVEVKTRILEHLVAGGFIPVVAPVAVDDEGRSLNVNADTVAGAIAAATKAEKLVLMTDIAGVKDESGNVASSMSADHVRSLIETGVISGGMIPKVQCALDAIAVGVKKCHVIDGRMQHAALLELFTDRGIGTEITAG; via the coding sequence ATGCAGGACCTCATCCACAAAGCCTCGATCCTCCACGAGGCACTGCCGTACATCCGCCGCTTCCACGGCCGCACCTTCGTCATCAAGTACGGCGGTCACGCGATGACCGAGCCCGCGCTGCGCGACTCGTTCGCGCGCGACGTGACGCTGATGAAGCTCGTCGGCCTGCAGCCGATCGTCGTGCACGGCGGTGGCCCGCAGATCGACGAGATGCTCGGCAGCCTCGGCGTCGTCAGCGAGCGCATCGACGGCCTGCGCGTCACCGACGAGCGCACGATGGACGTCGTCGAGATGGTGCTCGGCGGTCGGGTGAACCAGGAGATCGTCACCCTCATCAACAACCACGGCGGGCGCGCCGTGGGCCTCTCGGGCAAGGACGACTCGTTCCTGCGCGGCGAGCGCGTCACCGAGATGCGCACCAAGAGCGGCAAGGTCGTCGACCCCGGCCGCGTCGGGCGCATCGTCGAGGTCAAGACGCGCATCCTCGAGCACCTCGTCGCGGGCGGCTTCATCCCGGTGGTCGCGCCGGTCGCGGTCGACGACGAAGGGCGCTCGCTCAACGTCAACGCCGACACCGTCGCGGGCGCGATCGCCGCCGCGACCAAAGCCGAGAAGCTCGTGCTCATGACCGACATCGCCGGCGTGAAGGACGAGAGCGGCAACGTCGCGTCGTCGATGTCCGCCGATCACGTGCGCTCGCTGATCGAGACCGGCGTGATCAGCGGCGGGATGATCCCGAAGGTGCAGTGCGCGCTCGACGCGATCGCGGTGGGCGTCAAGAAGTGCCACGTCATCGACGGGCGCATGCAGCACGCCGCGCTGCTCGAGCTGTTCACCGACCGCGGCATCGGCACCGAGATCACCGCCGGCTGA
- the msrA gene encoding peptide-methionine (S)-S-oxide reductase MsrA: MTRLALVLALVFASCSSPPSSTPGASASSRAPQTQAAPPPGEGQAVAIFAGGCFWCMERPFEDLPGVISVLSGYTGGELEGPSYDEVSAGRTGHAEAVRVLYDPSRITYEQLLEVFWHNVDPTQADAQFCDHGTQYRSGIFPIDAEQRRLAEASKARVEQTIPGRIVTEITDAGPFWIAEDYHQDFYRTHPVRYTEYRLGCGRDARLQQIWGDLAGGH; the protein is encoded by the coding sequence GTGACCCGACTCGCGCTCGTCCTCGCGCTCGTGTTCGCGTCGTGCTCGTCGCCCCCGAGCAGCACGCCCGGCGCATCCGCCTCCTCGCGCGCTCCCCAGACCCAGGCCGCGCCTCCGCCCGGCGAAGGCCAGGCCGTCGCGATCTTCGCGGGCGGCTGCTTCTGGTGCATGGAGCGCCCGTTCGAGGATCTCCCGGGCGTGATCTCGGTGCTCTCGGGCTACACCGGCGGCGAGCTCGAGGGCCCGAGCTACGACGAGGTCAGCGCCGGCCGCACCGGTCACGCCGAGGCGGTGCGCGTGCTCTACGACCCCTCGCGCATCACCTACGAGCAGCTGCTCGAGGTGTTCTGGCACAACGTCGATCCCACCCAGGCGGACGCCCAGTTCTGCGATCACGGCACCCAGTACCGCAGCGGCATCTTCCCGATCGACGCCGAGCAGCGCCGTCTCGCCGAGGCGAGCAAGGCGCGCGTCGAGCAGACGATCCCGGGCCGCATCGTCACCGAGATCACCGACGCGGGCCCGTTCTGGATCGCCGAGGACTACCACCAGGACTTCTACCGGACGCACCCCGTCCGCTACACCGAGTACCGCCTCGGCTGCGGCCGCGACGCGCGCCTGCAGCAGATCTGGGGCGACCTCGCAGGCGGGCACTGA
- a CDS encoding c-type cytochrome yields MTRTTRTSLVSVFLLLAACDGSSSTPTTDASVATDAPPPATFAEQVELGAATYTAHCASCHGASGEGTATGPRVVGLAEGALPLEPREGAVRTTQFVTVADVAEFAVMAMPPTAPGSLSGEEYWAILAFALHANGIDLDRKLDAELAATLTIPR; encoded by the coding sequence ATGACTCGAACCACTCGGACCTCGCTCGTCTCCGTCTTCCTCTTGCTCGCGGCGTGTGATGGCTCGTCCTCCACGCCCACCACCGACGCGTCGGTCGCGACCGACGCGCCTCCGCCCGCGACGTTCGCCGAGCAGGTCGAGCTCGGCGCCGCGACCTACACCGCGCACTGCGCGAGCTGCCACGGCGCGAGCGGCGAGGGCACCGCGACCGGGCCGCGCGTCGTGGGCCTCGCCGAGGGCGCGCTGCCGCTCGAGCCGCGCGAGGGCGCGGTGCGCACCACCCAGTTCGTGACCGTGGCCGACGTCGCGGAGTTCGCGGTCATGGCGATGCCGCCGACCGCGCCGGGCTCGCTCTCGGGCGAGGAGTACTGGGCGATCCTCGCGTTCGCGCTCCACGCCAACGGGATCGATCTCGATCGGAAGCTCGACGCCGAGCTCGCAGCGACGCTGACGATCCCGCGCTGA
- a CDS encoding aspartate aminotransferase family protein: protein MATNRELYETAQKTFVPNYRQPPSILARGEGCRVWDVEGNEYLDFSGGIAVLSVGHAHPTLAKALADQAARLIHTSNLFFSDRAIELAAELTKRTGFDRVYFSNSGTEANEALIKLARRYHHVRGDARRVELVATHKSFHGRTMGAVSITGQAKYHEGFGPMLPGVRFVDYGDVDALRAVVGPDTAAVFLEPIQAEGGIIVASDEYLREARRICDEAGALLFFDEVQTGYGRTGRFLAREWSGVMPDACSLAKGIGGGVPLGAMLITEKVAGALTTGTHGSTFGGNPLACAAGLAVLRIFDEEKLVENAETMGRYLGEKLAALVADPSIPAAAERRGMGLLQGVRVDAAYDPMVAYQQLRSQRVLSAIAGGDVIRFAPALNVKRADVDQAVEQLAIALRSIPKK, encoded by the coding sequence ATGGCCACCAACCGCGAGCTGTACGAGACCGCCCAGAAGACCTTCGTGCCGAACTATCGGCAGCCGCCGAGCATCCTCGCGCGCGGCGAGGGCTGCCGCGTGTGGGACGTGGAGGGCAACGAGTACCTCGACTTCTCGGGCGGCATCGCGGTGCTCTCGGTCGGCCACGCGCACCCGACGCTCGCGAAGGCGCTCGCGGACCAGGCGGCGCGCCTGATCCACACGTCGAACCTCTTCTTCAGCGATCGCGCGATCGAGCTCGCGGCCGAGCTCACGAAGCGCACCGGCTTCGACCGCGTCTACTTCTCGAACTCGGGCACCGAGGCCAACGAGGCGCTGATCAAGCTCGCGCGCCGCTACCACCACGTGCGCGGCGATGCGCGCCGCGTCGAGCTCGTCGCGACCCACAAGTCGTTCCACGGCCGCACGATGGGCGCGGTCTCGATCACCGGGCAGGCGAAGTACCACGAGGGCTTCGGCCCGATGCTCCCCGGCGTTCGTTTCGTCGACTACGGCGACGTCGACGCGCTGCGCGCGGTGGTCGGCCCCGACACCGCGGCGGTGTTCCTCGAGCCGATCCAGGCCGAGGGCGGGATCATCGTCGCGAGCGACGAGTACCTCCGCGAGGCGCGGCGCATCTGCGACGAGGCGGGCGCGCTGCTCTTCTTCGACGAGGTGCAGACCGGCTACGGGCGCACCGGCCGCTTCCTCGCGCGCGAGTGGTCGGGCGTGATGCCCGACGCGTGCTCGCTCGCGAAGGGCATCGGCGGCGGCGTGCCGCTCGGCGCGATGTTGATCACCGAGAAGGTCGCGGGCGCGCTCACGACCGGCACCCACGGCTCGACGTTCGGCGGCAACCCGCTCGCGTGCGCGGCGGGCCTCGCGGTGCTGCGCATCTTCGACGAGGAGAAGCTCGTCGAGAACGCCGAGACGATGGGCCGCTACCTCGGCGAGAAGCTCGCCGCGCTGGTCGCCGATCCGTCGATCCCGGCGGCGGCGGAGCGTCGCGGGATGGGTCTCCTGCAGGGCGTGCGGGTCGACGCGGCGTACGACCCGATGGTCGCGTACCAGCAGCTGCGCTCGCAGCGCGTGCTCTCGGCGATCGCGGGCGGCGACGTGATCCGCTTCGCGCCGGCGCTCAACGTGAAGCGCGCCGACGTCGATCAGGCCGTCGAGCAGCTCGCGATCGCGCTGCGCTCCATTCCGAAGAAGTGA
- the argF gene encoding ornithine carbamoyltransferase, with product MPKHFLTLLDLGRDDLLRVLARAKELKALRGTPAHPRPLEGKSVAIVLEKASTRTRVSFEVGVFELGGQPVTLLAKDTQLGRGEPIEDTARMLSRFVHAIVFRTFGHQKVQTLAKHSRVPVINGLCDRFHPCQLLADLQTVQEALGTEDLRDVPVAWIGDGNNVSHSWILAAALLGLDLRLACPDGFFPEAAVLEMAARAAREVGIDPQIRVVRDPREAAEGARVVTTDVWASMGQESEAVARARVFEGYQVDAALMERAARDAIFLHCLPAHRGEEVSADVIDGPASRVWDEAENRLHAQKALLEHLVR from the coding sequence GTGCCCAAGCACTTCCTCACTCTGCTCGATCTGGGACGCGACGATCTGCTCCGCGTGCTCGCGCGCGCGAAGGAGCTCAAGGCGCTGCGCGGCACGCCCGCGCACCCGCGCCCGCTCGAGGGCAAGAGCGTCGCGATCGTCCTCGAGAAGGCGTCGACGCGCACCCGTGTGTCGTTCGAGGTCGGCGTGTTCGAGCTCGGCGGTCAGCCCGTCACGCTGCTCGCGAAGGACACGCAGCTCGGGCGCGGCGAGCCGATCGAGGACACGGCGCGCATGCTCTCGCGCTTCGTGCACGCGATCGTCTTCCGCACCTTCGGTCACCAGAAGGTGCAGACGCTCGCGAAGCACTCGCGCGTGCCGGTGATCAACGGGCTCTGCGATCGCTTCCACCCGTGTCAGCTGCTCGCGGATCTGCAGACGGTGCAGGAGGCGCTCGGCACCGAGGATCTGCGCGACGTGCCGGTCGCGTGGATCGGCGACGGCAACAACGTCTCGCACTCGTGGATCCTCGCGGCGGCGCTGCTCGGGCTCGACCTTCGCCTCGCGTGCCCCGACGGGTTCTTCCCCGAGGCGGCGGTGCTCGAGATGGCGGCGCGTGCGGCGCGCGAGGTCGGCATCGATCCGCAGATCCGCGTGGTCCGTGATCCGCGCGAGGCCGCCGAGGGCGCGCGCGTCGTGACGACCGACGTCTGGGCGAGCATGGGCCAGGAGAGCGAGGCGGTGGCGCGGGCCCGCGTGTTCGAGGGCTACCAGGTCGATGCGGCACTGATGGAGCGCGCGGCGCGCGACGCCATCTTCCTGCACTGCCTGCCCGCGCACCGCGGCGAAGAGGTCTCGGCCGACGTGATCGACGGCCCCGCGTCGCGGGTGTGGGACGAGGCCGAGAACCGGCTGCACGCGCAGAAGGCGCTGCTCGAGCACCTCGTCCGCTGA
- a CDS encoding DnaJ domain-containing protein, whose protein sequence is MDLRSLPLTPTEGFILSRIDGVATIDDLSDLTNLDVADVVLTIGKLIELGAVEWADGTISLPRASNRPPTPSQGVHRRAIPSPRAFERAQVTESEPPSATREPTRVKVPPPARVPGPSTVPPGAATSSDSVDPRRLEGRVDASRAGTGRPGSVARVNVRERPPSSPTVPSADASTRRPTPPAMPATTSPTPSEPAAVAAPSSAGSQPAEIDLPPERRKRIDELYPVLELLDHYEVLGLRPNVELKDIRATYFELSKVFHPDTAFRKSLGPYKAKMEAIFTRLTEAYDVLGKKKSRAEYDAYLALQGDTRAVEDAMRATAKPVASPPPEPPPPTPPTPTPQAPTESPTRALSDEGRRRARELLQRRLQGARPGTATSAGGVPAPASSAPRARDEVLRDLASSLKSTASLTGGIDRISRHQRDAQRLEAEGDLAGASRELRMATALAPQRDDLRLEHERVSRLLAVQLADKYEQAALYEEKHRKWAAAAASWSKVVDGRPDDVAALLRAALALVEAKGDLHQAQRFAQRACELRPDDVAARRTLGRVYLAAGLQLNARRELERAALLDPTDQIVKNLLGELKG, encoded by the coding sequence GTGGACCTTCGCTCGCTTCCGCTGACGCCGACGGAGGGGTTCATCCTCTCGCGCATCGACGGTGTCGCGACGATCGACGATCTCTCCGACCTCACGAACCTCGACGTGGCCGACGTGGTGCTCACGATCGGCAAGCTGATCGAGCTCGGCGCGGTGGAGTGGGCCGACGGGACGATCAGCCTGCCGCGCGCGTCGAACCGTCCCCCGACGCCCTCGCAGGGGGTGCATCGTCGCGCGATCCCCTCGCCGCGCGCGTTCGAGCGAGCGCAGGTGACCGAGAGCGAGCCGCCGAGCGCGACGCGCGAGCCCACGCGGGTGAAGGTGCCTCCGCCGGCGCGCGTGCCCGGGCCGAGCACCGTCCCGCCGGGCGCTGCGACGTCGAGCGACAGCGTCGATCCGCGGCGCCTCGAGGGTCGTGTCGACGCGTCGCGCGCGGGCACCGGGCGCCCCGGCAGCGTCGCGCGCGTGAACGTGCGCGAGCGCCCGCCCAGCAGCCCCACGGTGCCGAGCGCCGATGCGTCGACACGTCGTCCGACGCCGCCCGCGATGCCGGCGACGACGTCACCTACGCCCTCCGAGCCCGCTGCGGTTGCCGCACCTTCGAGCGCCGGCTCCCAGCCCGCGGAGATCGACCTCCCGCCCGAGCGTCGCAAGCGCATCGACGAGCTCTATCCGGTGCTCGAGCTCCTCGATCACTACGAGGTGCTCGGCCTGCGCCCGAACGTCGAGCTCAAGGACATCCGCGCGACGTACTTCGAGCTCTCGAAGGTCTTCCATCCCGACACCGCGTTCCGGAAGAGCCTCGGCCCCTACAAGGCGAAGATGGAGGCGATCTTCACCCGCCTCACCGAGGCCTACGACGTGCTCGGCAAGAAGAAGTCGCGCGCCGAGTACGACGCCTACCTCGCGCTGCAGGGCGACACCCGCGCGGTCGAGGACGCGATGCGCGCGACGGCGAAGCCCGTCGCGAGCCCTCCGCCCGAGCCTCCTCCGCCGACCCCGCCGACCCCGACCCCGCAGGCGCCCACCGAGAGTCCGACGCGTGCGCTCAGCGACGAGGGCCGCCGCCGCGCCCGCGAGCTGCTCCAGCGACGCCTCCAGGGCGCGCGGCCGGGGACCGCGACGTCGGCGGGCGGTGTGCCCGCGCCGGCCTCCTCCGCGCCGCGCGCGCGCGACGAGGTGCTGCGCGACCTCGCGAGCAGCCTGAAGAGCACCGCCTCGCTCACCGGCGGCATCGATCGCATCTCGCGCCACCAGCGCGACGCGCAGCGCCTCGAGGCCGAGGGCGATCTCGCCGGTGCGAGCCGCGAGCTGCGCATGGCGACGGCGCTCGCGCCGCAGCGCGACGACCTCCGGCTCGAGCACGAGCGCGTCTCGCGCCTCCTCGCGGTGCAGCTCGCCGACAAGTACGAGCAGGCCGCGCTCTACGAAGAGAAGCACCGCAAGTGGGCCGCGGCGGCGGCCAGCTGGTCGAAGGTGGTCGATGGTCGCCCCGACGACGTCGCGGCGCTGCTCCGCGCCGCCCTCGCGCTGGTCGAGGCGAAGGGCGATCTCCACCAGGCGCAGCGCTTCGCACAGCGTGCGTGCGAGCTGAGGCCGGACGACGTCGCCGCACGCCGGACGCTCGGTCGCGTCTATCTCGCGGCGGGGCTCCAGCTCAACGCGCGCCGCGAGCTCGAGCGTGCCGCGTTGCTGGACCCCACCGACCAGATCGTCAAGAATCTCCTGGGCGAGCTGAAGGGCTGA